A stretch of Bradyrhizobium sp. AZCC 2262 DNA encodes these proteins:
- a CDS encoding cadherin repeat domain-containing protein, with the protein MSEPVVAFDLLLWRAGFSSFLGDGSIPAHGWGPRWFPLPPAPIDSDAADNRVAEGAAVNTPVGITASSTGPAGRNVTYSLTADSSGGGFTIDPATGVVTVFDPSKLDFETAAGHTYSVTVQASNGAFTNSQAFAIAVTDVAPSTPVDSDVSDNTIVEGASNGSTVGITASSADINGPSVTYSLTSDTSGGGFTINSTTGIITVADATKIDFESSGPNYSYVVTAQASDGILTSSQTFTIAVTNARPSNPIDSDPAANTVAEGAAAGTPVGITVSSQDINGPPLTYVLIGDTSHGGFAVNYTTGVVTVADPTKLDFESSGPSHSYYVTAQVSDGASISRESFTIDVTNARPSNPIDSDPAANIVAEGAAAGTPVGVTVSSHDINGPPLTYVLIGDTSHGGFALNYTTGVVTVADPTKLDYESSGPSHSYYITAQVSDGASISRESFTIDVANAPPSMPIDSDLAANTVAEGAAAGTPVGVTISSHDINGPALTYVLVGDTSHGGFDVDFATGVVTVADPTKLNFESSGPSHSYSITAQVSDGAWISRESFAIAVTGPASVAPVNDGGVIAGTPVNDTINSDHGGRILIWDAGADNFAFGQHIDSPASAPPFTHITELVAAYNESFHFSALTSSIHHSSMADASPVQAIDASWFVAPPVKTDPGVDVFGLAPDTGANRMNIAGDTANVFADSHMAAHLPSIHADWLV; encoded by the coding sequence ATGAGCGAACCTGTCGTCGCTTTTGATTTGCTCCTCTGGCGAGCAGGATTCAGCTCATTTCTCGGCGATGGATCAATTCCAGCCCACGGATGGGGACCTCGGTGGTTTCCATTGCCGCCGGCTCCGATCGATTCTGACGCAGCCGACAATCGCGTTGCAGAAGGTGCGGCCGTCAATACGCCTGTGGGCATTACAGCCTCCTCAACCGGTCCCGCGGGGCGGAACGTTACATACTCCCTGACGGCTGACTCCTCCGGCGGCGGCTTTACAATCGATCCCGCAACCGGCGTCGTTACTGTCTTCGACCCGAGCAAGCTCGACTTCGAGACCGCGGCAGGACATACCTACTCCGTCACCGTGCAGGCCAGCAACGGTGCGTTCACGAATTCGCAAGCCTTCGCCATTGCCGTCACTGACGTTGCGCCGTCGACGCCGGTCGACAGCGATGTGTCCGACAACACAATTGTCGAAGGCGCCAGCAATGGCTCAACCGTCGGCATCACCGCGTCTTCCGCCGACATCAATGGCCCGTCCGTCACCTACAGCCTGACCAGCGACACCTCTGGCGGCGGCTTTACCATCAATTCCACGACCGGCATCATCACCGTCGCTGATGCGACGAAAATCGATTTCGAGAGTTCCGGACCCAACTATAGCTATGTCGTCACGGCGCAGGCCAGTGACGGTATACTGACCAGTTCGCAAACCTTCACCATTGCCGTCACCAACGCGCGGCCGTCAAATCCGATAGACAGTGACCCGGCTGCCAATACTGTCGCCGAAGGCGCTGCGGCAGGGACCCCGGTTGGGATCACCGTATCCTCACAAGATATCAATGGTCCGCCGCTTACTTACGTACTTATCGGCGACACCTCCCACGGCGGCTTCGCCGTCAATTATACAACCGGCGTGGTCACCGTCGCCGATCCCACCAAGCTGGACTTCGAAAGCTCAGGCCCCAGTCACAGCTATTACGTCACCGCGCAGGTCAGCGATGGCGCGTCGATCAGCCGCGAGAGCTTCACCATCGACGTCACCAATGCGCGTCCGTCAAATCCGATAGACAGTGACCCGGCTGCCAATATTGTCGCCGAAGGTGCCGCGGCAGGCACCCCGGTTGGGGTCACCGTATCCTCACATGATATCAATGGTCCGCCCCTCACTTACGTACTTATCGGCGACACCTCCCACGGCGGCTTCGCCCTCAATTATACAACCGGCGTGGTCACCGTCGCCGATCCCACCAAGCTGGACTACGAAAGCTCAGGCCCCAGTCACAGCTATTACATCACCGCGCAGGTCAGCGATGGCGCGTCGATCAGCCGCGAGAGCTTTACCATTGACGTCGCCAACGCGCCGCCGTCAATGCCGATAGATAGCGACCTGGCTGCCAATACTGTCGCCGAAGGCGCTGCGGCAGGGACCCCCGTTGGGGTCACCATATCCTCACATGATATCAATGGTCCGGCGCTCACTTACGTACTTGTCGGCGACACCTCCCATGGCGGCTTCGACGTCGATTTTGCAACCGGCGTGGTCACCGTCGCCGATCCCACCAAGCTGAACTTCGAAAGCTCAGGCCCCAGTCACAGCTATTCCATCACCGCGCAGGTCAGCGATGGCGCGTGGATCAGCCGCGAGAGCTTCGCCATTGCCGTTACCGGACCGGCTTCGGTAGCGCCGGTCAATGATGGCGGTGTCATCGCCGGCACCCCGGTCAACGACACTATCAACAGCGATCATGGCGGCCGCATCCTGATTTGGGACGCCGGAGCCGACAATTTCGCGTTTGGGCAGCACATCGATAGTCCGGCGTCAGCGCCGCCGTTCACTCATATTACCGAGCTTGTCGCGGCCTATAATGAAAGCTTCCACTTCTCCGCCCTGACCTCTTCAATTCATCACTCGAGCATGGCCGACGCGTCGCCAGTGCAAGCGATTGATGCCAGTTGGTTCGTGGCACCACCGGTTAAAACGGATCCGGGTGTAGACGTGTTTGGCCTGGCGCCAGATACTGGCGCGAACCGGATGAATATTGCTGGTGATACCGCGAACGTTTTCGCCGACAGCCACATGGCTGCGCACCTACCGTCGATTCATGCCGACTGGCTGGTCTGA
- a CDS encoding glycosyltransferase family 4 protein — MSTMISPALEASRPERDARLGPVRVLHYMGTNFGMTGVETFILQLCAAQKRAGLVPSIVMDLTNRRDVQVIAADHGIAVHDLPTRNAHDDRLPRKLGTALLRARRIRALHQLLKGSDVLHVQAVGISCLDGFVAAAMSRARPVIVTHHGTLSWFAPQRDLLADVTFWIEKRLASQIVVPYAAAAAEMAAEGIAEHQTRIIPFCVDEQLFSGLASTPAPGELTLVTVARMVDGKGHIELLAALAKLSPRYPKIRAVFIGDGPIRRKIEAEIERLGLRSVVDCKGKIDHRDVPALMLGAHVVVLPSYETGEMFPLCLLEGMALGLPAIGTHWSGIPDIIEDGKTGILIAPRDENGLADAIERFLAEPGFYALARANAMARVQSRFTATLVAKTYSESYLAALKR, encoded by the coding sequence ATGAGCACCATGATCTCACCAGCTCTGGAGGCAAGTCGTCCCGAGCGCGATGCGCGGCTCGGCCCGGTGCGGGTGCTTCACTACATGGGCACAAATTTCGGCATGACCGGGGTCGAGACTTTCATACTTCAGCTTTGCGCAGCACAGAAGCGGGCCGGTCTCGTTCCGTCGATCGTTATGGATCTGACCAACCGCCGGGACGTGCAAGTCATTGCCGCCGACCACGGTATCGCCGTTCACGATCTGCCGACCCGTAACGCTCACGATGACAGGCTGCCGCGGAAGTTAGGAACCGCGTTGCTGCGGGCACGAAGAATCCGCGCCCTGCACCAGCTGCTTAAGGGCTCCGATGTGCTGCACGTTCAGGCGGTCGGGATTTCCTGTCTCGACGGCTTTGTGGCAGCGGCGATGTCCCGCGCGCGGCCGGTGATCGTCACGCATCACGGAACCCTAAGCTGGTTCGCGCCGCAGCGCGACCTTCTCGCCGACGTTACATTCTGGATTGAGAAGCGTCTCGCTTCCCAAATAGTAGTGCCGTACGCCGCTGCTGCCGCCGAGATGGCGGCCGAGGGTATCGCGGAACATCAGACCAGAATCATCCCATTCTGCGTCGATGAACAACTGTTCTCGGGGCTAGCATCGACGCCGGCTCCAGGTGAACTGACGCTGGTCACTGTCGCCCGCATGGTCGACGGCAAAGGCCACATTGAACTGCTGGCCGCTCTGGCGAAGCTTTCGCCGCGCTACCCGAAGATCCGCGCTGTGTTCATCGGCGATGGCCCGATACGCAGGAAAATTGAGGCCGAAATAGAGCGCCTCGGCCTCCGCAGCGTCGTGGATTGCAAGGGAAAAATCGACCACCGCGACGTTCCGGCACTAATGTTAGGTGCCCACGTGGTGGTCCTGCCGAGCTACGAGACCGGTGAGATGTTCCCGCTCTGCCTGCTAGAGGGAATGGCGCTCGGGCTTCCTGCGATCGGCACGCACTGGTCGGGCATCCCCGATATCATCGAGGACGGCAAGACCGGTATCCTCATTGCGCCGCGGGACGAGAATGGTCTGGCGGATGCAATCGAGCGCTTTCTCGCCGAGCCCGGATTTTACGCCCTCGCCCGCGCCAATGCCATGGCTCGGGTTCAATCGCGCTTCACCGCCACCCTGGTGGCGAAAACTTACTCTGAATCCTATCTTGCCGCGCTCAAGCGTTAG
- a CDS encoding heparin lyase I family protein — protein sequence MKNPHLLFVALLAVSTFVWPNETHAQSSDTASVSPAPNAFKKCPPVRPSRHETYRLPSGGSLPEGISFATDWNKAPTGGWYAQQAMDSCRIQPDGFLTWHGKTAVRVEVQPKDDPLTLNSNSERAEMLIMQDDIGKEIRENIHSGTQYYATSYYFPATWQGQQLPWSAFAPTDCSADRNMCNSWSFVWQFYGWGALSAAKSTVNGPQHYSFNNTQLADGGLIQLDKWTDFVFVVEWGTGAYAIWRRDEGQTTFTQALSGTMPVPDRNIYVKQGLYRGGNVGDRTDVLWIGPTARGSSFSAVERQAFGTDAGRSNNVSSIRR from the coding sequence ATGAAGAACCCGCATTTGCTGTTCGTCGCGCTCCTTGCTGTAAGCACTTTCGTTTGGCCAAATGAGACGCACGCTCAATCCAGCGACACGGCGTCCGTGTCTCCGGCGCCCAATGCGTTTAAGAAGTGCCCGCCGGTTCGGCCCAGCCGGCATGAGACTTATCGTCTGCCTTCGGGCGGAAGCCTGCCCGAAGGCATATCATTCGCCACCGATTGGAATAAGGCTCCGACGGGTGGATGGTACGCGCAACAGGCCATGGATAGCTGCCGTATTCAGCCCGATGGTTTTTTGACGTGGCATGGAAAAACAGCCGTCCGCGTTGAAGTTCAGCCGAAAGATGACCCTCTGACTTTGAATTCAAATAGTGAACGAGCAGAGATGCTGATCATGCAGGATGATATCGGAAAGGAGATCCGGGAAAACATCCATAGCGGCACGCAGTACTATGCCACCAGCTATTATTTTCCTGCAACTTGGCAGGGACAGCAGCTGCCATGGTCTGCCTTCGCTCCAACCGACTGCTCCGCCGATCGGAATATGTGCAACAGCTGGAGTTTTGTCTGGCAGTTTTACGGCTGGGGGGCGCTCAGCGCTGCAAAAAGTACTGTGAACGGTCCGCAACATTATTCGTTTAACAACACCCAGCTTGCAGATGGCGGACTTATACAACTGGATAAATGGACTGACTTTGTATTCGTGGTGGAGTGGGGCACCGGCGCCTACGCCATCTGGCGACGCGACGAGGGCCAGACGACGTTTACACAGGCGCTCAGCGGCACGATGCCAGTTCCGGACCGAAATATCTACGTTAAGCAAGGTCTCTATCGCGGGGGAAATGTCGGTGATCGGACCGATGTTCTTTGGATCGGACCCACGGCTCGAGGTTCAAGCTTTTCTGCCGTGGAGCGACAAGCGTTTGGGACTGACGCCGGCAGAAGTAATAACGTTTCATCTATCCGCCGGTGA
- a CDS encoding glycosyltransferase family 2 protein, whose amino-acid sequence MFFGSDPRLEVQAFLPWSDKRLGLTPAEVITFHLSAGEIIPTCALQVNSLLAAVIGLHPKASIASLLSRQSSRNVIFGSKCFANPIETGHPINCGGENLTVAKVSIVIKALNEESNIRRAIESSLAAIADCDGEVIIADSVSTDQTIEIAKQFPISIVQLENAAERSCGIGPQLGFQHCSGEYVYILDGDMELQAPFLQRAIGILDREPAVAGVGGYIHEMRADNLEVQGRVKRINRMRPKGPLDIHCLNGGGLYRRSAIVDIGYLSDRNLRAFEEYDLGARLRAKGWRLILLEDKAVDHYSYDVGTWQLLWHRVRTGRFLSSGELLRAAIDGHYVRHAIREVRTLPLAIGVWFYWGAIILASVLASQWVSGAALFLIGLGVPIIVMVLRTRSLGLGVFSVLNWHIAAAGFLVGLFRRRTSPSAHVGSKVLQDSGVVAKENSKKLNYN is encoded by the coding sequence ATGTTCTTTGGATCGGACCCACGGCTCGAGGTTCAAGCTTTTCTGCCGTGGAGCGACAAGCGTTTGGGACTGACGCCGGCAGAAGTAATAACGTTTCATCTATCCGCCGGTGAGATAATTCCGACATGCGCGCTTCAGGTAAATTCGCTCCTTGCTGCCGTTATCGGGCTCCATCCCAAGGCGTCAATAGCGTCCTTGCTCAGCAGGCAAAGCTCGCGTAACGTTATTTTCGGCAGCAAGTGCTTCGCCAATCCAATTGAAACTGGGCATCCTATTAATTGCGGCGGGGAGAATTTAACGGTGGCTAAAGTGAGCATCGTTATCAAAGCCCTGAATGAAGAATCCAACATCCGCAGAGCGATCGAGAGTTCGCTTGCCGCCATCGCAGATTGCGACGGCGAGGTGATCATTGCGGATAGTGTTTCGACGGATCAAACGATCGAAATTGCGAAGCAGTTTCCCATATCGATTGTGCAGCTGGAAAACGCTGCCGAGCGATCCTGCGGCATAGGCCCGCAACTCGGGTTTCAGCATTGCAGCGGAGAATATGTTTACATCCTTGATGGCGACATGGAATTACAGGCGCCATTCCTTCAGCGGGCCATCGGCATTCTCGACCGTGAGCCAGCCGTCGCCGGAGTTGGCGGGTATATTCACGAAATGCGGGCTGACAATCTTGAAGTTCAGGGACGCGTCAAGCGCATCAATCGAATGCGGCCAAAAGGGCCGCTCGATATTCATTGTCTGAATGGCGGCGGCCTCTATCGACGTTCAGCCATTGTGGATATCGGATATCTTTCTGACAGGAATCTACGTGCGTTTGAAGAATACGACCTTGGCGCGCGCCTCCGCGCCAAGGGGTGGCGACTCATACTTCTGGAAGACAAGGCAGTCGATCACTACAGCTATGATGTCGGGACGTGGCAACTGCTGTGGCACCGGGTTCGAACCGGTCGGTTCCTCAGCTCCGGTGAGCTGCTGCGTGCGGCAATAGATGGTCACTATGTGAGGCATGCAATCCGAGAAGTGCGCACTCTACCGCTCGCGATCGGCGTCTGGTTCTATTGGGGTGCCATTATTCTGGCCTCTGTTCTGGCCTCTCAATGGGTATCTGGCGCCGCGCTGTTTTTAATCGGTTTGGGAGTGCCGATTATCGTAATGGTGTTGCGAACTCGATCACTGGGACTTGGAGTATTCAGCGTGCTTAACTGGCATATTGCAGCGGCCGGATTTCTGGTCGGGTTATTCAGGAGGCGTACGTCGCCTTCGGCTCACGTCGGGAGCAAGGTGCTGCAAGACTCGGGTGTTGTGGCCAAAGAAAATTCAAAGAAATTAAATTATAACTAA
- a CDS encoding polysaccharide biosynthesis/export family protein, whose product MGFRLSCLGALAGALLSACSVMPVSGPQSWDIASGQTEIPYALVHLNSTNINILASNAPRIAGVFGDRRGPQTVVLGVGDTVGVTIFETGPGLFVPNDTGYVRPGNFITVPPQAVSVEGTITIPSAGVIRAKGSTVAGLQRDILAALKNRALEPNVVVTVLDQRWSNYTLLGDVRGSGRFPVSTGGERLLDAIGRAGGLLGSGNESWVVLDRNGKRAVAPFGALVDEAENNIYVRPQDTIYVFREPQTFLAFGASGRQGQFPFEAWRVSLSEAIAKATGLNDVNASPESVFIYRGESREVAQRLGIDVANFTGPVIPIIYQVNLRDPGGYFLTSKFQMRNKDVLYVSNAVSVEASKFLNYIRTIVATVQDPVNLGISGYALKAAINGTASNTAIVTTPVPIAGPVGP is encoded by the coding sequence ATGGGATTCCGACTTAGCTGTTTAGGTGCGTTAGCAGGTGCACTTCTGAGTGCCTGCTCGGTCATGCCGGTTTCGGGCCCACAAAGTTGGGACATCGCATCGGGTCAAACCGAAATTCCCTACGCCCTCGTCCACCTGAATTCCACCAACATCAATATTTTAGCGTCGAATGCCCCAAGGATCGCAGGTGTATTTGGCGACCGGCGGGGTCCGCAAACCGTCGTTCTCGGTGTTGGGGACACGGTGGGAGTAACGATCTTCGAAACCGGTCCTGGCCTGTTTGTGCCGAATGACACGGGGTACGTCCGCCCCGGCAATTTCATCACCGTTCCGCCCCAGGCAGTCTCCGTCGAAGGCACCATAACAATTCCGTCGGCGGGCGTGATTCGTGCAAAGGGAAGCACGGTGGCGGGCCTGCAGCGCGACATCCTTGCGGCCTTGAAAAATCGCGCACTGGAGCCAAACGTCGTTGTCACCGTATTGGACCAACGTTGGTCGAATTATACTCTGCTGGGCGACGTTCGCGGTTCTGGTCGATTCCCGGTAAGCACTGGCGGAGAGCGTCTGCTGGACGCAATCGGGCGGGCGGGCGGATTGTTGGGTAGCGGTAACGAATCCTGGGTCGTCCTCGATCGCAACGGGAAGCGGGCGGTTGCACCGTTCGGAGCGCTTGTCGACGAAGCGGAAAACAATATTTATGTGCGGCCTCAGGACACAATTTACGTATTTCGTGAGCCACAGACTTTTCTTGCCTTCGGTGCGTCGGGTAGGCAAGGGCAGTTTCCGTTTGAAGCGTGGCGCGTTTCGCTCTCCGAGGCCATCGCCAAGGCTACAGGTTTGAACGATGTCAACGCTAGCCCGGAATCGGTATTTATCTATCGCGGTGAGAGCCGTGAGGTCGCGCAGCGACTCGGGATCGACGTTGCAAATTTCACCGGGCCGGTGATACCGATCATCTACCAGGTTAACCTGCGAGACCCGGGCGGATACTTCCTCACTTCCAAGTTCCAAATGCGGAACAAGGACGTTCTATACGTTTCCAACGCTGTTTCCGTCGAAGCCAGCAAATTCTTGAATTACATCCGCACGATCGTCGCAACCGTGCAAGATCCGGTCAATCTCGGGATCAGTGGCTATGCACTTAAGGCGGCCATCAATGGAACCGCGTCGAATACGGCAATCGTTACCACCCCCGTGCCGATAGCGGGGCCTGTTGGGCCTTGA
- a CDS encoding heparin lyase I family protein: MPNFIGSITARIGALSGMTAKISFVALVLFPASTLTAQEAANFRWAPLLDPKASITIRGIQYAPEFAAHDWSIRRATDAATDLTRFEVRPGDQWSEDRDSGENKERSEFDGYKQKFAHGADVWGAYSFLVEPGAEYRSDWTAISQMHGTKVRAFHVHFKAGNLIIYSEHSKPGGTGGVSAIRYNSRLSRNVWHNIVFHLKESTSDDGRLEFWCDGKKIVDFTGAIGAAGNQAYWKFGVYRGYGPIATPLAIQFANMEIGTLDLTARITSPLAIK; encoded by the coding sequence ATGCCAAATTTCATCGGATCAATCACCGCGCGGATTGGCGCGCTGAGCGGTATGACAGCGAAGATATCTTTCGTCGCTTTGGTTCTGTTCCCGGCCTCTACCTTGACGGCCCAAGAGGCGGCAAATTTTCGTTGGGCACCTCTGCTCGACCCTAAAGCCAGTATCACGATCCGGGGGATCCAATATGCGCCGGAGTTTGCCGCGCATGATTGGAGCATTCGTCGAGCTACGGACGCTGCCACTGATCTAACGCGTTTTGAGGTTCGCCCTGGCGATCAGTGGAGTGAAGATCGCGACTCGGGCGAGAACAAGGAGCGATCAGAGTTCGATGGCTACAAGCAGAAGTTCGCGCATGGCGCGGATGTCTGGGGCGCGTACTCATTTCTTGTCGAGCCAGGCGCGGAATATCGATCCGATTGGACCGCCATCAGCCAGATGCATGGGACCAAGGTGCGGGCGTTCCATGTCCATTTCAAAGCAGGGAATCTGATCATCTATAGCGAGCATTCCAAGCCCGGCGGTACAGGCGGAGTTTCTGCCATTCGCTACAACAGCCGCCTGTCGCGGAACGTCTGGCACAACATCGTCTTCCATTTGAAAGAGAGCACGTCCGATGACGGTCGACTGGAGTTCTGGTGCGACGGAAAAAAAATTGTCGACTTCACCGGCGCAATTGGTGCGGCTGGCAATCAGGCGTACTGGAAATTCGGAGTGTACCGAGGCTATGGGCCAATCGCGACTCCGTTGGCAATTCAGTTTGCCAACATGGAGATCGGTACGTTGGACCTAACGGCAAGGATAACCAGTCCGCTGGCGATCAAATAG
- a CDS encoding metallophosphoesterase, with product MIYSRPDGGQTAAVRGQIIDGMVPRGFGSVDDRRSVAERVVVPVRNLPNPTTKKLPAKIADGIRVYAIGDIHGRSDLLQPLLAQVETDISAHFIPHPILVFLGDYLDRGPSSRQVIEQLALQSERSEVVFLKGNHEHYLFEFLKNPAFLKAWLRFGGLDTLRSYGIVTSNYSDAREQELLAMSFRLALHENGHYNFLSSLRPSFTCGDFFFVHAGVRPGVPLDQQSEKDLLTIRNEFLLSKSDFGKIVVHGHTPVPRPEIHSNRINIDTGAYATGQLSCLVLEQDEIRFI from the coding sequence TTGATTTACTCGCGGCCAGATGGTGGGCAAACGGCCGCCGTTCGGGGCCAAATAATTGACGGGATGGTGCCTCGTGGTTTTGGTAGCGTCGACGACCGTCGAAGTGTGGCCGAGCGAGTAGTCGTACCTGTGCGCAATTTACCCAATCCCACGACAAAGAAACTTCCCGCAAAGATTGCAGACGGTATACGGGTCTATGCGATCGGGGACATTCATGGTCGCAGCGATCTTCTTCAGCCACTGTTGGCTCAGGTTGAGACAGACATCTCCGCGCACTTCATACCTCATCCCATCCTCGTCTTTCTTGGCGACTATTTGGATCGTGGGCCGTCATCTCGCCAGGTGATTGAGCAACTTGCTCTTCAGAGCGAACGCAGTGAGGTCGTTTTTTTGAAAGGAAACCACGAACATTATCTGTTCGAATTCTTGAAAAACCCTGCTTTTCTGAAAGCGTGGCTTCGGTTCGGGGGACTTGATACATTGCGCTCGTATGGAATTGTCACGAGCAATTATTCCGACGCTCGGGAGCAAGAGCTTTTGGCTATGTCATTTCGTCTCGCCCTGCACGAGAACGGTCATTACAATTTTCTAAGCAGCTTGAGGCCTTCGTTTACGTGCGGGGATTTTTTCTTTGTTCATGCAGGAGTGCGCCCTGGCGTTCCACTTGATCAGCAGAGCGAGAAAGACCTTCTTACGATCCGCAATGAATTTCTTCTATCTAAGTCGGACTTTGGAAAGATAGTGGTTCATGGTCATACGCCGGTGCCGCGGCCAGAAATTCACTCAAACCGCATAAATATCGATACTGGCGCCTATGCGACGGGACAGTTGAGTTGTCTTGTCCTCGAACAGGATGAAATACGGTTTATTTGA
- a CDS encoding 4'-phosphopantetheinyl transferase family protein, which translates to MTSIRTLNQWRRGLKVRPEYGEVHVWRMQFSSTNHSKQAWPLMSDQERARASAFRFEPDRERFCKSRLLVRCVLGRYLDLDPAEVDIKPGPNGKPFIDNASGNHGIEFNLAHCRSEALLAVTSGQSVGIDVEDGGSIHKADVDALAQECLTDREAQILQSLAGPDRVRAFLLCWTRKEALLKAVGQGLLAKLNDFEVPLDCASWRVSWTPESSTKASIFEMADLSEGNVLAAVAATRIVGPVTVSNFHDLHDGMPTYLQVDGD; encoded by the coding sequence ATGACCTCGATACGGACTTTGAACCAATGGCGCCGCGGACTAAAGGTTCGCCCCGAGTATGGCGAGGTCCACGTGTGGCGAATGCAATTCTCATCCACAAACCATTCGAAACAGGCATGGCCGCTGATGAGCGACCAGGAGCGCGCACGTGCGTCTGCTTTTCGTTTCGAGCCCGATCGCGAGCGATTCTGCAAAAGCAGGCTTCTGGTTAGGTGCGTACTCGGCCGTTATCTCGATCTGGATCCCGCAGAGGTCGATATCAAGCCAGGCCCAAACGGAAAGCCCTTTATCGATAATGCCAGCGGTAACCACGGCATCGAGTTCAATCTGGCGCATTGTCGATCTGAGGCCCTGCTCGCCGTAACATCCGGCCAATCGGTCGGCATTGACGTGGAAGATGGCGGGAGCATACACAAAGCGGATGTTGACGCACTTGCTCAGGAGTGCTTGACCGACCGCGAAGCTCAAATCCTTCAGTCGCTCGCCGGCCCGGACCGTGTTCGAGCGTTTCTTCTGTGCTGGACCCGAAAGGAAGCTTTGCTCAAGGCGGTCGGACAAGGGCTCTTGGCCAAACTCAACGATTTCGAAGTACCACTCGATTGCGCAAGTTGGCGCGTGAGCTGGACGCCGGAGAGTTCCACCAAAGCTTCGATATTCGAAATGGCTGATTTGAGTGAAGGCAACGTACTTGCTGCGGTTGCAGCAACGAGGATCGTTGGACCTGTCACCGTATCGAATTTCCATGATCTACACGATGGCATGCCCACTTACTTGCAGGTCGATGGAGATTAG
- a CDS encoding cupin-like domain-containing protein — protein sequence MFAEPLIELDWSNFKPWAVAPVSHKVSEHPLLQIGQLIELAKRLETKGGIRAHTSDAGAGTAFGDAPDLHPVAGPLIQTMEHIEATKAWMSLLNVQTDPVYRQLVDDVLSSVRPQVEAKDPGMSYFGGWIFVSSPRTVTPFHIDKEHNFILQISGQKTVYVWEPDDLRVVSERARDRFHSRHRRDLIVWREEFRELAHCFKLGPGQGAYMPSTSPHLVEVGEGPSITMSFTYYTDSTRRDNLVHKVRGRMAEFGVNIPASWHSGRFDQTLYWGAKAARAAARIGYQATGRKVGQEHARYARAES from the coding sequence ATGTTTGCCGAACCCCTTATTGAATTGGACTGGTCGAATTTCAAGCCTTGGGCGGTCGCTCCAGTCAGCCACAAAGTATCGGAGCATCCCCTACTCCAGATTGGTCAGTTGATCGAACTGGCCAAACGCCTCGAGACCAAGGGTGGCATTCGCGCGCACACGAGCGACGCCGGGGCAGGTACCGCATTCGGCGACGCACCCGATTTGCATCCAGTTGCGGGCCCGCTGATCCAAACAATGGAGCATATTGAGGCAACGAAAGCATGGATGTCTCTGCTCAATGTTCAAACGGATCCTGTCTATCGTCAACTTGTCGACGATGTCCTGAGCAGCGTTCGCCCACAGGTCGAGGCCAAAGACCCGGGGATGTCGTATTTTGGCGGATGGATATTCGTCAGTTCACCGCGGACGGTCACTCCGTTTCATATCGACAAGGAACATAATTTCATCCTGCAGATTAGCGGCCAGAAGACCGTTTATGTGTGGGAGCCCGACGATCTGCGAGTGGTCAGCGAGCGAGCGCGTGATCGCTTCCATTCTCGCCATCGGCGAGATTTGATCGTCTGGCGAGAGGAGTTCCGTGAATTGGCGCACTGCTTCAAGCTTGGCCCCGGCCAGGGAGCGTACATGCCATCTACCAGCCCGCACCTTGTCGAAGTTGGCGAAGGGCCCTCCATTACAATGAGCTTCACCTACTATACTGACAGTACCCGCCGCGATAACTTGGTCCACAAGGTCCGCGGTCGCATGGCCGAGTTCGGTGTCAACATTCCAGCGTCCTGGCACAGTGGCCGGTTCGATCAGACCTTGTACTGGGGCGCGAAGGCTGCGCGGGCTGCTGCACGCATTGGCTACCAGGCAACCGGTCGGAAAGTTGGTCAGGAGCATGCAAGGTATGCCCGGGCGGAGAGCTAG